From a single Bacillus gobiensis genomic region:
- a CDS encoding 4-hydroxy-3-methylbut-2-enyl diphosphate reductase, with protein sequence MNVIKISPRGYCYGVVDAMVIAKNAALDKSLPRPIYILGMIVHNKHVTDAFEEDGIITLDGTNRLEIIKNVDKGTIIFTAHGVSPEVRKIAEDKGLVAIDATCPDVTKTHNLILDMKEKGYHVIYIGKKGHPEPEGAVGVAPDIVHLVETEEDVANLNIQNDKIIVTNQTTMSQWDVHDIMEQVKEKYPHVEFHQEICLATQVRQEAVSEQAKQADLTIVVGDPKSNNSNRLAQVSEEIAGTKAYRIGDISELKLEWLKNVETVAITAGASTPTPITKEVIRFLEGFNWEDESTWTIKHDIPLKKILPKVKAK encoded by the coding sequence ATGAATGTAATTAAAATATCTCCGCGCGGCTATTGCTATGGAGTTGTTGACGCAATGGTTATTGCAAAAAATGCGGCTCTTGATAAATCTCTTCCTCGACCGATCTATATCCTTGGAATGATTGTTCATAATAAGCACGTGACAGATGCCTTTGAAGAGGACGGCATCATTACGCTGGATGGCACAAACCGTTTGGAAATTATTAAAAATGTAGATAAAGGGACGATCATCTTTACGGCTCACGGTGTGTCACCTGAAGTACGGAAAATTGCTGAAGATAAAGGGCTGGTTGCAATTGACGCGACTTGTCCGGATGTAACAAAAACCCATAATCTAATTTTGGATATGAAAGAAAAAGGATATCACGTTATCTATATCGGCAAGAAAGGACATCCGGAACCAGAGGGCGCTGTAGGTGTAGCACCTGATATCGTTCATTTAGTAGAAACAGAAGAAGACGTCGCTAACCTTAACATACAGAATGACAAAATTATAGTTACAAACCAAACCACTATGTCGCAATGGGATGTTCACGATATCATGGAGCAAGTAAAAGAAAAATATCCTCATGTTGAATTTCACCAGGAGATTTGTTTGGCAACTCAAGTCAGACAAGAGGCCGTGTCTGAACAAGCGAAACAAGCTGATTTAACGATTGTTGTTGGAGATCCAAAAAGCAATAACTCCAACCGGCTCGCACAGGTCTCTGAAGAAATTGCCGGTACAAAAGCTTACCGTATCGGTGATATTAGCGAACTAAAGCTTGAGTGGCTAAAGAATGTAGAAACTGTAGCAATCACAGCAGGGGCGTCTACACCGACTCCTATTACAAAGGAAGTTATTCGGTTTTTGGAAGGCTTCAATTGGGAAGATGAATCGACCTGGACGATAAAGCATGACATTCCACTGAAAAAAATACTGCCAAAGGTTAAAGCAAAATAA
- a CDS encoding DEAD/DEAH box helicase, which produces MGQTKFTEYNLKPFIIEAVEKMGFYEPTDIQRRLIPAALKGESAIGQSQTGTGKTHAYLLPLIHSIHPDQEEVQVVITAPTRELANQIYQEVLKITKYTEADEEIISKCYIGGTDKKKTIEKLKRQPHLVVGTPGRIADLIKEKALNVFTAKSFVIDEADLMLDMGFLEDVDFIGSNMPEQLQMLVFSATIPEKLKPFLKKYMKNPKYAHVEPKQIAAENIEHVLIPSRHRDKDKLLLTMVTHINPYLAIIFTNTKQAADHVFEYLRDHGVKAGILHGGLTPRERKKVMKQINELEYAFVIATDLAARGIDIKGISHVINYELPDDLDFYIHRVGRTARAGSTGIAMTIYDTSDEDGLARLENMGIVFENKEIVKGEWVALEDRQRRKKRKRVADEIDEKAKHFVKKPKKVKPGYKKKMTAELEKIKKRQRKLNSRKGK; this is translated from the coding sequence ATGGGACAAACAAAATTTACTGAATACAATTTAAAACCCTTTATCATAGAAGCAGTTGAGAAAATGGGATTTTATGAACCGACTGATATTCAAAGGAGGCTGATTCCTGCTGCTTTAAAAGGCGAGAGCGCCATTGGCCAATCTCAGACAGGAACAGGAAAAACGCATGCGTATTTGCTGCCGTTAATACATAGCATCCATCCTGATCAAGAAGAAGTACAGGTTGTGATTACAGCACCTACAAGAGAGCTTGCCAATCAAATTTATCAGGAAGTATTAAAAATTACGAAGTACACGGAAGCTGATGAAGAAATTATCTCAAAATGCTACATTGGCGGAACAGATAAAAAGAAAACCATCGAAAAGCTTAAGAGACAGCCGCATCTTGTCGTTGGAACTCCGGGTAGGATTGCAGATTTGATTAAAGAAAAAGCTCTTAACGTCTTTACGGCGAAAAGCTTTGTCATTGATGAGGCAGACCTCATGTTGGATATGGGATTTTTAGAGGATGTCGATTTTATTGGCTCCAATATGCCGGAGCAGCTTCAAATGCTCGTTTTCTCAGCAACAATTCCGGAAAAGCTGAAGCCTTTCTTGAAAAAATATATGAAAAATCCAAAATATGCACATGTCGAGCCGAAGCAAATTGCGGCAGAAAATATTGAGCACGTGCTAATCCCATCGAGGCATAGAGACAAGGACAAGCTTTTATTAACCATGGTAACCCACATTAACCCGTATTTAGCCATTATTTTCACAAATACGAAACAAGCAGCTGATCATGTCTTTGAGTATCTCAGAGATCACGGGGTAAAAGCTGGAATTTTACATGGAGGCCTGACACCGCGAGAACGCAAAAAGGTAATGAAGCAAATCAATGAATTAGAATATGCTTTTGTTATCGCGACTGATTTAGCAGCACGAGGGATCGATATTAAGGGTATCAGCCACGTTATCAATTATGAGCTCCCGGATGATCTGGACTTTTACATTCACCGTGTCGGCAGAACAGCCCGGGCCGGATCAACTGGTATCGCCATGACAATATATGATACATCCGATGAAGATGGCTTAGCAAGACTTGAGAATATGGGCATCGTGTTTGAAAACAAGGAAATTGTTAAGGGAGAATGGGTAGCCCTTGAAGATCGGCAGCGTAGAAAGAAACGTAAACGTGTGGCTGATGAAATTGATGAAAAGGCAAAGCATTTTGTTAAAAAACCGAAAAAAGTAAAGCCAGGATATAAGAAAAAAATGACCGCAGAATTAGAAAAAATCAAAAAGCGGCAAAGAAA
- the vrrA gene encoding VrrA/YqfQ family protein, with translation MGRPRMPRALRQQQAANFQMNRFQQPQPPIQQPFQQMGQFFPQPPGAGAGNDAGAGGIRGLLSKFLPGAGGLPGAGTGSGLQSLQGLQNLANPANISGMLGNVQKMLGMAQQITPMVQQYGPLVRNIPSMIKLYSQLNKADDANSKEDKSSAENSNETMQASSQQKKKKKTAADSGQPASKPSSNQPSGSSRPRLYV, from the coding sequence ATGGGCAGACCAAGAATGCCAAGAGCTCTTCGGCAACAGCAAGCTGCAAATTTCCAAATGAATCGATTTCAACAGCCGCAGCCTCCAATTCAACAGCCATTTCAACAGATGGGCCAATTTTTCCCTCAGCCGCCAGGGGCAGGTGCAGGGAATGACGCAGGGGCAGGAGGAATCAGAGGACTTCTCTCCAAATTCTTACCAGGCGCAGGCGGCTTGCCAGGAGCAGGTACAGGTTCTGGTCTGCAAAGCCTACAAGGACTACAGAATCTTGCAAATCCAGCCAATATTTCCGGAATGCTCGGTAATGTCCAAAAAATGCTCGGAATGGCTCAGCAAATTACACCGATGGTCCAGCAATACGGACCTCTGGTCAGAAATATTCCTTCCATGATAAAGTTATACAGCCAGCTAAACAAAGCTGACGATGCAAACAGCAAAGAAGACAAATCTTCAGCTGAAAATTCAAATGAAACAATGCAAGCAAGCTCTCAGCAAAAAAAGAAAAAAAAGACGGCAGCAGATAGCGGACAGCCCGCTTCAAAGCCTTCTAGCAACCAGCCTTCCGGAAGCTCAAGACCTAGGCTGTATGTATAA